gttttatttgtgagatttgtgagtgattgtgaggattattacatttccattttatgtatggattataaattttgtttgtaataattggtttgtgtctgagttgtattgagaactcagaattgatccgctgtgacattttaaatgatttcgatttcattgagattattttgtgtttaacgactttaaaattttgagtttttaagctcgaaattttggggtcgttacatgatttttggtacaatatgatgtgagattattgtacgtgtttggcaagtcggaacctagcctttggccgggcgaaagttacgatacagttagagctctagtctgtctgccagagtcctgcatgtgaggtaacgggtggttatctgctcatgagtactcatatttttggatattgggtagcgggtggttgcccaatatcggcggtgtattacgagaggggtaacagatgtgtaccagcgttcttggtacccgtattataaatgcatttgggtaaccagaagggttacttaatttctcatgagcacttcttttcatatttctttgggacaaccagatgggccgtccattgactcatgagtgcatttatatttgtttgatttgtggattttcgtatatattttaatatgcgagttatattttcattttactcatacgaactgtaaagcttaccgggtttgtgtttacaatcccggtgcaccaattcgatggtgtagtggataactccgcaggtgtggattagcgggaattgacggaccgctcagaggacttgaagctATTTATCTCCatcttgtgtgaggattttgtgtgactatcttgtgaggttgttgtgaggattatacatttccatttgttataatgttgaattataatttggtttgtaataatcggtttgactgagttatattttgaactcagagatgatccgctgtggcattttaaatgatttcgatttcatcgagattgtttggtgtttaacgactttgaaattttgagtttttaagcttgaaattttggagtCGTTACATAAATAGTTGGAATTATTCAAAGAAGAATGAATTATTGGTTCTAAATTTCTAGAAGAGTAATAGTTGGCATTGAATTTCAAACCCTATCCATCCATTGCTCACTGTGCAACAGTAATGGACATACTGAAGATATGAACTATACCTCAGCTAAGCAGCTGACTGCTCGGGTAGAAGGAAGACGAAATTCAAAGGTTAAAGTTTGTAATCGTAAAAGATCAATAAATCAGTGCCGAGTACCCAAACCTCAACTGCCTACTAAAGATTTATAGTTAGACGTTTTAGAGTGCTAATGACAAGTGATTGTGAGGTTATCTCCTCCCACAGTAGAGATGGCCTATATACCCAAATGACATACCCTCAATGCCAGGGATCAAAGTTCAGATCAAAACCATCACTTTCCTAGACACTAATAATGACAGTGGTATAGCTTGACCGCCATATGGAATTATAAGACGATCACTAAAATGACTATGCTCGTTAAAACTTCTAAGTTCTCAGTTCTGAAAtaattcatatttctttgtacCACAACATTTCCAAAGAGGTATGAACGTGATAGCATTTAAACTCATGTAAGAAGTTTGATACAGCAGATATGATATTGGCAGCGGGAGCTCAGATCCCAAGCAACAAGCCAGAATAGGAAGCACCACATAAAATTTCTATCTACTTAgcatgcatgtttagtcttatGTGTTAATCAATGGCGATAATAAGAAAACCAACAGATACATACATCAAGAAAACTGGGTAAAGTGCGAGAGCTTTTCTCCTGGGGTTGACTGCTGAACTCATGAAAGGATATGCAGACCAAGAACTCCAAGCCAGTGTAATGCTTACAACAACCACCTTCAATATCACATTGTCCTTCACCATACAGATTAAAGCTCCAACATCCAAAGGGAATAAGCAATAACCAAGAAGACTTAGGCTCTGGAAGAAAATTATGTGTCCTCCCTGGAAAAGATAGTATTGTTAAGCTTCATGTTTTGTAGGAGAACAATCGCATATAAGAACATCtggcaaaaaataaaaaagcacCTCTAGGTATTCATGAATATTGAACAAAATTGTTTAtcaaatccttttcaaaacaTGTGAGATTGTTGTTTCTAACATTCTTGCACGTAATTAAACCATTTTACCCTAAACTGATGAGGATGACAAATTGTTTCTATTACAGTTCATACCCCAGGAAGGACCATTAGAATACCATTCAGGAACCCAACTAACTTGTTATCCACTTATGTTACATTAGCCAAAACTCAACTGTGACTAATTAGAGGCTACAACATCATTTCCGAGAAAAGAATAATCATGACTGGACAACCACAATCCACAACTTGACAAACCAACTCATGCTTATACTCATCAATCTGTTGACCTCATCCATTGAGCATACAAATCATGGGTAGTGATGTAGCCTATTATATCATTTTGCTACAGTCATAAACCCACAATAGACAACAGCAATACTAACACTGGAGACCACACTTGCAGAGAACACAACCCAGCTATCTCCATCCACTTACCTGCAACCTAAACTCAACTCCCACTAATTTCATATTCATTTCTCGCCACTAACCAATATGTTTACCAGATCCCTTTCACAAAATGATGACATTGTGGTTTTTAATGTACTACATAATTTTGTAACAAACTCTAATTCCTACAATAGTTCATGACCCACAATGAACAAAACTAGCTATCTCACGATCCCACTTATATAACAAACCTCCATCCTAAGCTCAACTCTCACCAATCAAATCCCACAATTAGACAGGCTAACACATGCATACGCCCATCAATGTGCATATAAAACACAATGATCAATATTTCACAGCCTACAACCTCGTACCGGCATTAGAATCTCGATTTCCAAACCATaacacaaacaaaaataaataaataaataaataaatgcaaaacaaagagagaaaaaagagtGAGCCATTACCAGCAGAAGTACATTCAATGTCAGAATCACAGCACCAGCAGCCAGCACCGCAAACGCTACCGCGAAAACCTCAGactgcaacaacaacaacaacaacaacaacaattgcATTCCCCTAATCAGATCACCACCTCAACCTCAACCTCAACCTCAAACCAAAACACACAAAGAACATGAACACATCACCTTCTTGACAGAGGCAGACCAAGACAGAGTGAGGCCCAAGAACACAATGAAGAAGAAGGGCCCCCACAGATCCCAGTCCCTCAAGGCCTTCCCGGGATCCTCACGATACGGATTCGGAAACACAACGAGCTTCAGGTTGCTGACGATCCTGGAGAGGTCCCTCTTGACGGTGTCCCAGACGGGCTCCGTTAGGGTATTGGGCGGGGACCCGAACCCGGTGGcggaggtggaggtggtggtggaggcgGAGGGGAGGGGAGGAGGGGCGGGGACAGATGGAGGGACGGGATTGGGTTTGGAGGGGAGAGGGGGGAGGTTGGATTGGAGGAAGGGGGAGGAGGAGACGGGGATGGAGGCGCGTGAGGTGGTGGCGGGGAGGACGGTGGTGGGGCCGGATTGGACGGAGGCGTTGATTAGGTTTTCGATCTCGTCGATGTCGGATTGGGAGGAGGGGTGGAGAGGGACGGTGTCGCTCTCCGAGAGGGAGTGCGAGTGCgacatttttgtttcttttctcgCCGCGGGAAATTGGATCCGACTGattctgagagagagagagagagggagagagagagagtggagAGCacaaagatgaagaagaagaagtagaagGGGGTTTAGATCTAACTAAGCTGGGCACCTCAATTTTGAGTGAAACGTCGTCGTCTTGAGGTTGACGCGAAAATTAAACTATACCCTTTTCTTTTATACCCGTATCGTGTTGGTCAAGTGAGTTACCACTGTGGATCGAGTTTGGCCACTAATTTTTACGAGCTAGGGTTCGAACTAGTGACATCTAATTACTGGAAGAATTTTCAAACATGTTTACACTAGACCAACCTCAATAGGCGGTTGCTGCAATTGTTTTGTATCTTATAGTCCGTTTACTTGCGCCTAATGGGAATGATTCACCATTCTTTCATTCTGATTCCCTCTTAAATGGATGTTTACTAACCTCAAATGCGAATGAAAAATATTCCTAACAGTAGACCTAACCCGGATTAATTCCACCATTTCCATATCAAAAAGAGGAGTAGGTAGTGAATTTGATTACGGCCGTTGAATCAACTTTCAATTACGATAATAACCATATATTttataaatcacattttatgtGAGGGCACTTTAGTGATTACCCTaataatgatttcgattcctAAACATTAGTAAACACATGAATGAttctttttattctctaatTCCGATAACAAGTAAATAATTGAATGAGAATCACTCATTCCCTCTCATTctcgttttttttctttctcattcATTCTTAATCTCATTCAAGTTTAGTAAACGTATATGCAAAAATTACCACCTTCAGGCATCTCATAGAGATCGAGGTCTACGCTAATTGTATGGCATGTTTACATTTATCACCTTGAAAACGTCCCGTAGAGATCGAGGTCTATGTTTATGTATGCAGTAAATTTACCACCCTGGAGATCTATTTTTAACGTTTCGTATGTCTACTTGTTTGTTTAGATATATGCAGTGAAATTTACCACCTTGAGGCAGGCTGCTTAAAGACTCAAGGTGAATCATGTATTAACACCGACAGACCTGACCGGGATTAATTTTCATAACCTTGCTTAAGGCTGCACTTAACTGTTGAGATTGCTGCCATCTTTTTCAAATTGGAATGAAATAGTCTGATCGGTTCCTCCGACTAGGGGACACACAGAATCGagaaaaaacagaagaaataaaaaaacatagaaTTTATTAAGTAAAATACACTGCAAAGCAGATTGTTATTGTGAAACTGTGAGACAATGAATGTTATGAATATAaaattttccaaaattggGTCCAATTTACCCAACAATGCTGTAGAACATTTATCACTACACCAAATTTTAGTTCTTCCACTAATTTGGCTAAAACCGATACCCTCGCCTTTGGGGTGGGAAATGTAACAAGATCAAACGTATCAAGTGCAGAACACTATCAAGCCAGTTGTTGCACATATCAAGGCTTGAGCGCAAGGGCAAGACCAAATTTTGGGGCTGCACTACTCGCCTTTGAGTCATACTCTCCCGAGAAAGTAATTAGTGACTTCGGTCTCCATTCACGCTGCCATAATAAGGCAGTCTTTCCACTGTCAGAGAAGCGTGTTTTCACCACAGTATGTGGATCAATTGAATGGGAACTTCCAAACGTTAAGCTATTCTCCAACGTAGAAAATTTATGGGTAAGTTCGGCAGCAACTGTAGTGCCACTGGTAGAATCTACAGCATGAATGTAAGTTGCCTTCAAAGTCTGGCCCTTGTCAGTCCTGCAGCAATACAAAGGGGCAATCAACACAATGACTAAATCAAAGGGCACAGTCATGAAGTTTGTCAAATCATGGATGCTGGGGTATACCTCGAAATTTGAGACTTTTAAATTGTTGAACATAATGTATGATTCCTAGAACATGTATCATTTATAGTTCAATAGCAACGAATGGATGTATATCAAAACTTAATGAAGACTAAACAAAAACATGCAACACAAATAAGAACACTTGAGATTGCAGATATGGTTATCTACACCTAACCATGAACTTCCCAATTGGTTGCAAAGCCTTGGATTCTTTCCTTTCTCTCATCTTGCTTGACAGACATTTTGGGGGGTAGGGTGAAATACACCAGTTTTGGTGCATACAAAAGAAGCTTTGGTCCACACAACCAGCTTAAAGGCTAGTGGtctctttcaattgttctgGAGATTAAACTGTCAACCTAATCTAGGAGGGAGTTATGGGGATTGTATTCTCAAATTATCTGGCCAAGAAGATCCATAGTCTATGGCATAACTTGAAGCCAACATTTCAAAGCTGCTAGAATTAAGGGTCCAAATATAAAAGCACCCAGGACAAGGAAGATGCATTGCATCCACTGTATTATCACTCTTGTAGCAAGACAAACAAAATAAGGGAAACATACATGACTCTTTTTAAGCAAGAAGCGTGAAATTCATCGACACTTACAGCAGAAGGGCCGCAGAGTAATCTGGCTTGTTGAAGCTGATCCCAGCATTGTATTTGGTCAACAAAGAAGATGCTGTGTCAAATCCAATTTCACCACCCAAACTAAGATCCTTACTTCCAATCGTTGCTGATAACTCTAAAAGAGGGGCCGGGTTAAGGCCTATGCTGGAATCAATAGCTGCATGGGGATGAAGGTACT
This is a stretch of genomic DNA from Argentina anserina chromosome 4, drPotAnse1.1, whole genome shotgun sequence. It encodes these proteins:
- the LOC126792825 gene encoding mitochondrial outer membrane protein porin 4, which codes for MGGSPAPFSDIGKKAKDLLTKDYNFDQKFTLSVVGSSGLGLTANGLKKDQIFVGDINTLYKSRNTTVDVKVDTYSNVSTKITQTDILPKTKVACSFKIPDHKSGKLDVKYLHPHAAIDSSIGLNPAPLLELSATIGSKDLSLGGEIGFDTASSLLTKYNAGISFNKPDYSAALLLTDKGQTLKATYIHAVDSTSGTTVAAELTHKFSTLENSLTFGSSHSIDPHTVVKTRFSDSGKTALLWQREWRPKSLITFSGEYDSKASSAAPKFGLALALKP
- the LOC126792824 gene encoding protein YIP4a, with the translated sequence MSHSHSLSESDTVPLHPSSQSDIDEIENLINASVQSGPTTVLPATTSRASIPVSSSPFLQSNLPPLPSKPNPVPPSVPAPPPLPSASTTTSTSATGFGSPPNTLTEPVWDTVKRDLSRIVSNLKLVVFPNPYREDPGKALRDWDLWGPFFFIVFLGLTLSWSASVKKSEVFAVAFAVLAAGAVILTLNVLLLGGHIIFFQSLSLLGYCLFPLDVGALICMVKDNVILKVVVVSITLAWSSWSAYPFMSSAVNPRRKALALYPVFLMYVSVGFLIIAID